The Mobula birostris isolate sMobBir1 chromosome 11, sMobBir1.hap1, whole genome shotgun sequence genome has a segment encoding these proteins:
- the LOC140205459 gene encoding uncharacterized protein, whose translation MGERHFDCSACGKRFTRSSDLLKHQRVHTGERPYTCSECGKRFTQSTHLLTHQRVHTGEKPFTCSDCGKGFTWSSQLKVHQRLHTGDRPFICSDCGKGFTLSSHLLAHQRVHTGERPFICSDCGKGFTRSSNLKVHQRVHTGDMPFTCSDCGKGFTQSSHLKVHQRVHTGERPYICSDCGKGFTLSSHLQTHQRFHTGERPYVCSDCGKRFTQSSQLKVHQRVHSGEKPFTCSDCGKRFTWSSHLRTHQSVHTGEKPFTCSECGKGFTQSSQLKDHQRVHTGERPFTCSECGKGFTVLSNLQTHQSIHSGERPFTCSDCGKGFSRSSQLKLHQRIHTGERPFTCSECGKGFTRSSTLVAHYRVHTGENV comes from the coding sequence ATGGGAGAGAGACACTTCGACTGTTCCGCATGTGGGAAGaggttcactcggtcatctgatttgctgaaacaccagcgagttcacacaggggagaggccatacACCTGttccgaatgtgggaagagatttacTCAGTCGACCCATCTACtgacacatcagcgagttcacactggggagaagccgttcacctgctcagactgtgggaagggattcacttggtcatctcaattgaaggtacatcaacgacttcacactggggataggccattcatctgctcagactgtgggaagggatttactctgtcatcccacctactggcacaccagcgagttcacactggggagaggccgttcatctgctcagactgtgggaagggattcactcggtcatctaatCTGAAAgtacatcaacgagttcacactggggacatgccgttcacctgctcagactgtgggaagggattcactcagtcctcacacctgaaggtacatcagcgagttcatactggggagaggccgtatatctgctcagactgtgggaagggattcactttgtcatcccaTCTACAGAcacatcagcgatttcacacaGGAGAAAGGCCGTatgtctgctcagattgtgggaagcgattcactcagtcatcccaactgaaggtacatcagcgagttcactctggggagaagcctttcacctgctcagactgtgggaagagattcacttggtcatctcacctacggacacaccagtcagttcacacaggagagaagccgttcacctgctcagaatgtgggaagggattcacacagtcatctcaactgaaggatcatcagcgagttcacactggggagaggccgttcacctgctcggaatgtgggaaaggatttactGTGTTGTCCAACCTACAGACACACCAGTCAattcacagtggggagaggccgttcacctgctcagactgtgggaagggattcagtcggtcatctcaactgaagctacatcagagaattcacactggggagaggccgtttacctgctctgaatgtgggaagggattcactcggtcatccaccctTGTGGCACACtaccgagttcacactggggaaaatgTTTAA